A window of Festucalex cinctus isolate MCC-2025b chromosome 6, RoL_Fcin_1.0, whole genome shotgun sequence contains these coding sequences:
- the smc3 gene encoding structural maintenance of chromosomes protein 3 isoform X2, with protein MQPRCNFVFLLTLYDNNKLLFYFLKSKLVIEDEKAAACINPTANLDWHWFVCRAGMTHSQYGLIFVGTCVCVCVCVCVCVKIIINNSFIGSVFVTAMVGPRHNAGWWWLSVSQMLLEQNEKQRLLAAGSAAVVLANWTRISKRLLKERQKLLEKIEEKQKELQETEPKFNMVKEKEERGISRLAQATQERTDLYAKQGRGSQFTSKEERDKWIKKELKSLDQAINDKKRQIAAINKDLEDTETNKEKNLEQYNKLDQDLNEVKTRVEELDKKYYEVKNRKDELQSERNYLWREENAEQQALAAKREDLEKKQQLLRAATGKAILNGIDSINKVLEHFRRKGINQHVINGYHGIVMNNFECEPAFYTCVEVTAGTRLFYHIVETDEVSTKILTEFNKMNLPGEVTFLPLSKLDVRDTAYPETNDAIPMISKLRYSHNFDKAFKHVFGKTLICRSMEVSTQLARAFTMDCITLEGDQVSHRGALTGGYYDTRKSRLELQKDMRKAEEELGELEAKLNENLRRNIERINNEIDQLMNQMQQIETQQRKFKASRDSILSEMKMLKEKRQQSEKTFMPKQRSLQSLEASLHAMESTRESLKDELGTDLLSQLSLEDQRRVDDLNDEIRQLQQDNRQLLNERIKLEGIMTRVETYLNENLRKRLDQVEQELNELRETEGGTVLTATTSELDGINKRVKETLARSEDLDALVDKTESEIKDHIKSMDRWKNIEKEQNDAINHDTKELEKMTNRQSMLLKKKEECMKKIRELGSLPQEAFEKYQTLTLKQLFRKLEQCNTELKKYSHVNKKALDQFVNFSEQKEKLIKRQDELDRGYKSIMELMNVLELRKYEAIQLTFKQVSKNFSEVFQKLVPGGKATLVMKKGDAEGSQSQDEEGGADSERGSGSQSSVPSVDQFTGVGIRVSFTGKQGEMREMQQLSGGQKSLVALALIFAIQKCDPAPFYLFDEIDQALDAQHRKAVSDMIVELAGHAQFITTTFRPELLESADKFYGVKFRNKVSHIDVITAEQAKDFVEDDTTHG; from the exons ATGCAGCCAAGGTGTAATTTCGTCTTCCTTTTAACCCTGTACGATAATAATAAActattgttttatttcttgAAATCTAAGCTTGTGATTGAAGATGAGAAAGCAGCAGCATGCATAAATCCCACTGCAAATCTTGACTGGCATTGGTTTGTGTGCAGAGCTGGTATGACTCACTCTCAGTATGGCCTCATATTTGtgggcacgtgtgtgtgtgtgtgtgtgtgtgtgtgtgtgtgtgtgaagatcATCATAAATAACAGCTTTATTGGCTCGGTCTTTGTGACGGCCATGGTGGGTCCCAGGCACAATGCTGGTTGGTGGTGGCTCAGCGTCAGCCAAATGTTACTGGAGCAAAATGAAAAGCAACGCCTTCTGGCTGCTGGCAGTGCGGCTGTAGTGTTGGCCAACTGGACACGTATAtca AAACGACTACTAAAAGAGCGTCAGAAATTGCTGGAGAAAATTGAGGAGAAACAAAAGGAGCTGCAGGAGACAGAGCCCAAATTCAATATGGTGAAAGAAAAGGAGGAGCGAGGTATCTCCAG ACTTGCACAGGCTACACAGGAGAGGACGGATCTGTACGCCAAGCAGGGCCGTGGCAGTCAGTTCACGTCCAAGGAGGAGAGGGACAAATGGATCAAGAAAGAGCTGAAATCTCTGGATCAGGCCATCAACGATAAGAAGAGGCAAATTGCTGCCATTAATAAAGATCTGGAGGACACCGAGACCAACAAAGAGAAGAACCTAGAGCAGTATAAT AAACTGGACCAAGATCTGAATGAGGTGAAGACCCGTGTTGAGGAGTTGGACAAAAAGTACTATGAAGTGAAGAACAGGAAAGATGAGCTGCAGAGTGAAAGAAA CTACCTGTGGCGCGAAGAGAATGCAGAGCAGCAGGCATTGGCGGCCAAACGTGAGGACCTGGAGAAGAAGCAGCAGCTCCTCAGAGCCGCCACTGGCAAG GCTATCCTGAATGGCATTGACAGCATCAACAAAGTCCTTGAGCATTTCCGCCGCAAAGGCATTAACCAGCATGTGATCAATGGTTACCATGGCATCGTTATGAATAACTTTGAGTGTGAGCCTGCCTTTTACACCTGTGTGGAGGTGACTGCTGGTACCAG ACTGTTCTACCACATTGTGGAGACCGATGAGGTCAGCACCAAAATACTAACGGAGTTCAACAAGATGAATCTCCCTGGAGAAGTCACATTCCTGCCCCTCAGCAAGCTGGATGTCAGGGACACCGCCTACCCAGAGACCAAC GATGCCATTCCGATGATCAGCAAGCTGCGCTACAGCCACAACTTTGACAAGGCATTTAAGCACGTATTTGGGAAGACCTTGATTTGTCGCAGCATGGAGGTTTCTACACAGCTGGCCAGAGCTTTCACCATGGACTGCATCACACTGGAGG GTGACCAGGTGAGCCACCGTGGAGCTCTGACTGGAGGCTATTATGATACCAGAAAGTCTCGACTGGAGCTGCAGAAGGACATGAGGAAGGCTGAGGAGGAGCTGGGTGAGCTGGAGGCCAAGCTTAATGAGAATCTGCGCAGGAATATTGAAC GTATCAACAATGAGATCGACCAGCTGATGAACCAGATGCAGCAGATTGAGACACAGCAGAGGAAGTTTAAGGCCTCTCGTGACAGTATTCTGTCAGAGATGAAAATGCTGAAAGAGAAGAGGCAGCAGTCAGAGAAGACTTTCATGCCAAAG CAACGAAGTCTTCAGAGTCTGGAGGCCAGCCTTCATGCCATGGAGTCCACCAGGGAGTCACTGAAGGATGAGTTAGGCACAGATTTGCTCTCCCAGCTCAGCCTGGAGGACCAGAGGCGTGTGGATGACCTTAATGATGAGATCCGACAACTTCAGCAG GACAACAGACAATTGCTGAATGAGAGAATCAAGTTGGAGGGCATCATGACCCGAGTGGAGACGTACCTTAATGAGAATTTGAGGAAGCGTCTTGATCAAGTGGAGCAG GAGCTAAATGAGCTGCGAGAGACCGAGGGAGGCACTGTGCTCACAGCCACAACGTCTGAGCTAGATGGCATCAACAAACGGGTCAAGGAAACACTGGCCCGATCAGAAG ATCTGGACGCTTTGGTTGACAAGACCGAGTCGGAGATTAAGGACCACATTAAGAGCATGGATCGCTGGAAGAATATTGAGAAGGAACAAAATGATGCAATCAACCATGACACCAAGGAGCTGGAGAAGATGACCAACCGGCAGAGCATGTTGctcaagaagaaggaggagtgCATGAAGAAGATCCGGGAGTTGGGCTCGCTACCTCAAGAGGCTTTTGAGAAGTATCAGACTCTCACACTCAAGCAG TTGTTCCGTAAGCTAGAGCAGTGCAACACGGAGCTAAAGAAGTACAGCCACGTCAACAAGAAGGCTTTGGATCAGTTTGTCAACTTCTCTGAGCAAAAGGAGAAACTGATCAAGCGTCAGGATGAACTGGACCGAGGTTACAAATCCATCATGGAGCTCATGAATGTCCTGGAGCTGCGCAAGTACGAAGCCATCCAGCTCACTTTCAAACAG GTGTCAAAGAACTTCAGCGAAGTGTTCCAGAAGCTGGTGCCTGGCGGCAAAGCTACACTGGTGATGAAGAAGGGAGACGCTGAAGGCAGTCAGTCCCAGGATGAAGAGGGCGGTGCGGATAGCGAAAGGGGATCCGGCTCACAGAGCAGCGTCCCCTCGGTGGATCAGTTTACCGGAGTGGGCATCAGG GTGTCTTTCACGGGCAAGCAGGGTGAGATGAGAGAGATGCAGCAGTTATCTGGCGGTCAGAAGTCTCTGGTGGCTCTAGCTCTGATCTTTGCCATCCAAAAGTGTGACCCCGCCCCTTTCTACCTTTTTGACGAGATCGACCAAGCCCTCGACGCCCAGCACAGGAAGGCTGTCTCAG ACATGATTGTTGAGTTGGCCGGCCACGCTCAGTTCATCACTACAACCTTCAGGCCTGAGCTGCTGGAGTCTGCTGACAAGTTTTATGGAGTCAAATTCAGAAACAAG gtGAGTCACATTGATGTGATCACAGCAGAGCAGGCCAAAGACTTTGTGGAGGATGACACCACCCATGGTTAA